The following proteins are co-located in the Paralichthys olivaceus isolate ysfri-2021 chromosome 10, ASM2471397v2, whole genome shotgun sequence genome:
- the arglu1a gene encoding arginine and glutamate-rich protein 1-A isoform X3 → MGRSRSRSSSRSKHSKSSKHSKKRSRSRSRSRDKERSKKRSKSRESKRNRRRESRSRSRSTTTSSRRERVASPPERIDIFGRTLSKRNALDEKQRKEEEERKAEMERQRKIRQQEIEEKLIEEETARRVEELVAKRVEEELEKRKDEIEREVLRRVEEAKRIMERQLLEELERQRQAELSAQKAREEHLLLTGEQALKLLHGEARSTGFLVSKSGGHASYLKK, encoded by the exons ATGGGCCGCTCCCGGAGCCGCAGCTCGTCCCGGTCCAAACACTCCAAAAGCAGCAAGCACAGCAAGAAACGGAGCCGGTCTCGGTCGCGGTCCAGAGACAAGGAGAGGTCAAAGAAACGCTCCAAGTCCCGGGAATCTAAACGGAACCGGCGCAGAGAGTCTCGTTCACGGTCTCGATCCACCACAACTTCGTCCCGCAGAGAAAGAGTAGCCTCGCCGCCGGAGCGCATCGACATCTTCGGCCGGACACTGAGCAAGAGAAATGCCCTAGACgagaagcagaggaaggaagaggaagaacgaAAGGCAGAAATGGAAAGACAAAGGAAGAT TCGGCAGCAGGAGATAGAGGAGAAGCTGATTGAAGAGGAAACGGCACGGCgagtggaggagctggtggcCAAGCGGGttgaggaggagctggagaagaggaAGGACGAGATCGAAAGGGAGGTTCTTCGACGCGTTGAGGAAGCAAAGCGCATCATGGAGCGGCAGCTACTAGAGGAGCTAGAAAGGCAGCGGCAGGCCGAGTTGTCAGCGCAGAAGGCCAGAGAG GAACATCTGTTACTCACTGGGGAACAGGCCCTCAAGCTTTTGCATGGGGAAGCTAGAAGTACTGGATTTTTGGTTTCAAAGAGCGGGGGTCATGCTTCATACTTAAAGAAG TAA